The Oscillospiraceae bacterium genome has a segment encoding these proteins:
- a CDS encoding DMT family transporter, translating to MGIFCILLSGLCFTGMNTFVRLSGDLPTMQKVFFRNFVAMIFAFLMMVRKKDSFRPKPGNIKYLLIRSVGGVAGMVGNFYAIDRLDLSDASMLNKMSPFFALVFSAIFIKEKVRPKQAIAIVVAFLGALCIIKPTFANANLFASVCGFLGGMAAGGAYTCVRYLGLRGENGRLIVFFFSAFSSATMLPFLLFNYHYMTWQQWATLLLAGACAAGGQFSITAAYTHAPSREISVYDYAQVIFAAVVGYLVFGDVPDVLSFVGYAVICGMALWMFFYNRKADGTAPAKKV from the coding sequence ATGGGCATTTTTTGCATTTTGTTGTCCGGGCTGTGCTTTACGGGTATGAATACCTTTGTGCGCCTGTCCGGCGATCTGCCCACCATGCAAAAGGTCTTTTTTCGCAATTTTGTGGCGATGATCTTTGCCTTTTTGATGATGGTGCGCAAGAAAGACAGCTTTCGTCCCAAACCGGGGAACATTAAGTACCTGCTTATTCGTTCCGTTGGGGGCGTGGCCGGTATGGTGGGTAACTTCTATGCCATTGATCGACTGGACCTTAGCGACGCGTCTATGCTCAATAAAATGAGTCCCTTTTTTGCCCTGGTGTTCTCTGCGATCTTCATTAAAGAAAAAGTGCGGCCCAAGCAGGCGATTGCTATTGTGGTGGCATTCTTAGGGGCACTTTGCATTATTAAACCCACTTTTGCCAATGCAAATTTATTTGCCAGTGTTTGCGGCTTCTTAGGCGGTATGGCTGCCGGCGGGGCGTACACCTGCGTGCGGTACTTAGGGCTGCGGGGCGAGAACGGACGGTTGATCGTCTTTTTCTTCTCCGCTTTTTCCAGTGCGACGATGTTGCCGTTTTTGCTGTTTAACTATCATTATATGACCTGGCAGCAATGGGCAACCTTACTACTGGCGGGCGCTTGCGCCGCCGGTGGGCAATTCTCCATTACCGCCGCCTATACCCATGCTCCCAGCCGAGAGATCAGCGTGTATGACTACGCCCAGGTGATTTTTGCGGCCGTTGTGGGCTATTTGGTGTTTGGCGATGTGCCGGATGTGCTATCCTTTGTGGGCTACGCGGTAATCTGTGGTATGGCACTGTGGATGTTCTTCTATAATCGTAAGGCAGACGGCACTGCCCCTGCCAAAAAGGTGTAA
- a CDS encoding response regulator transcription factor — protein sequence MFTVLVCDDDAAILESLRIYLSQEGYRVLCARDGLEALEQVQGEEIHCMVLDIMMPRLDGLKTTLKLREKYNFPIILLSAKSEDTDKIAGLGFGADDYVTKPFNPLELTARVKSQIRRYVRLGSLEVRESQLVTGGLVLDTDTKEVTVDGDPVRLTAREYKILEYLMHNIGRVLSSAQIYEAVWNEPAYGTEKTVTVHIRNIREKIEINPKEPKYLKVVYGLGYKVEKC from the coding sequence ATGTTTACGGTATTGGTGTGCGATGATGACGCGGCGATCTTAGAGTCTCTGCGCATTTATCTTAGCCAGGAGGGCTATCGGGTGCTGTGTGCCCGGGACGGGCTGGAGGCGCTGGAGCAAGTACAGGGGGAGGAGATCCACTGTATGGTGCTGGACATTATGATGCCTCGGCTGGACGGACTGAAAACCACATTAAAGCTGCGGGAGAAATATAATTTTCCCATTATTCTGCTGTCGGCCAAAAGCGAGGACACGGACAAGATCGCCGGTCTGGGCTTTGGCGCCGATGATTATGTGACCAAGCCCTTCAACCCGCTGGAGTTGACCGCTCGGGTCAAGAGCCAAATCCGTCGCTATGTGCGTCTTGGCAGCCTGGAGGTGCGGGAGAGCCAGCTGGTCACCGGCGGCCTGGTGCTGGATACGGATACCAAGGAAGTGACGGTAGACGGCGACCCGGTACGGCTGACTGCCCGGGAGTATAAGATATTGGAATATCTGATGCACAATATCGGCCGTGTGCTCTCCAGCGCCCAAATCTATGAAGCGGTATGGAACGAACCGGCCTACGGCACGGAAAAGACCGTGACGGTGCACATTCGCAACATTCGTGAAAAGATTGAGATCAACCCCAAGGAGCCCAAATACTTAAAGGTGGTGTATGGACTTGGATACAAAGTGGAAAAGTGTTAG
- a CDS encoding HAMP domain-containing histidine kinase, translating to MDLDTKWKSVRESRWFKALCVVLSMVLAFSSVALLSAVMRVSGLYNDDAFTDPSVAKKGSLVQTTIFKAELDEIVNEITLLAGQKQLQQKAAALKKAKADSVAAALEQYKKNQATAIRKTLVFYAGLKNEDITNIGKNIPNYKVPTKTIKKVVAEDRDAPGLIRDLQQIVNGTRAGEDYQPYLQLANWLRSSNGVEYYSDMSEEPDDLIRYYTFDFTVDGQTVSADMYDDDLTLGETIKSAETHIKKLYDKAVVKRFQFAADEQQEMRQNLQELQCLQFYAKDNITGQVVSQLAEGKSPASLKNAPVYYSKTKAGENLRGTDYGAGNARSDAAQYLMDGDMSIYVGIDPTVAGGNDMLPDFVELNALCTRMQNVNTVAMTVAAVCLAVLALAFLVLACLGCGRRAGTDGVRLLWMDYIPLELHTAIIAAAIAGLGVVLFGNLFNDLSNYYGYQLSTLYYGGLFLAACGALGAVAWGLYAELTLSFVRLCKSKKHLYKGTLLYYICLGIWRLLCKLHRFNRRVIRGLAYTPRHFKRNMVFCAVGYLLINIILVLLFASFLNGEAPVVGVISGLVGLGFNGFCVGYALRFLFQLDRVIEAAANRTDVEAAHLHPALAAMAGSLRYTNQELHNAVDQAVRDERLKTELITNVSHDLKTPITSIITYTDLLSKCPQTDEKAKEYMAVLTEKSTKLARLVEDLIEASKLSSGNITLHPMVLDLGELTAQAIGEYQKEFEENRLQLVLDPDLPRVQAFADGSKTYRVLENLLQNAKKYSAADSRVYVRVYKQGDFGVFEIKNISAEPLNISPQELTQRFVRGDASRTKEGNGLGLSIAQELCSAQQGKLELLIDGDLFKARVYLPQPKNALPQDTAE from the coding sequence ATGGACTTGGATACAAAGTGGAAAAGTGTTAGAGAAAGCAGATGGTTTAAGGCGCTGTGCGTGGTGCTCTCTATGGTGCTGGCCTTTAGCTCGGTGGCACTGTTGAGCGCCGTGATGCGGGTCAGCGGCCTGTATAACGATGATGCATTTACCGATCCGTCCGTAGCGAAAAAGGGAAGTCTGGTACAGACTACGATTTTCAAAGCAGAGCTGGACGAGATCGTCAATGAGATCACGCTGCTGGCGGGGCAAAAGCAGCTGCAACAAAAGGCGGCTGCCCTGAAGAAAGCCAAGGCGGACAGCGTGGCGGCCGCACTGGAGCAATATAAGAAGAACCAGGCCACGGCCATTCGCAAAACGCTGGTGTTCTATGCCGGGCTGAAAAATGAAGATATTACAAATATCGGCAAGAATATACCCAACTATAAAGTGCCCACCAAGACCATAAAGAAAGTGGTGGCAGAGGATCGGGACGCACCGGGGCTGATTCGGGATTTGCAACAGATTGTCAACGGCACCCGGGCGGGGGAGGATTATCAGCCCTATTTGCAGCTGGCAAATTGGCTGCGCAGCAGTAACGGCGTGGAGTATTATAGCGATATGTCGGAAGAGCCGGACGACCTAATCCGCTATTACACGTTCGATTTTACGGTGGATGGCCAAACGGTATCGGCGGATATGTATGATGATGACCTGACCTTGGGCGAGACGATCAAATCGGCTGAGACCCACATCAAAAAGCTCTATGACAAAGCGGTGGTGAAACGATTTCAATTCGCTGCCGACGAGCAGCAGGAGATGCGCCAAAATTTGCAAGAGCTGCAATGCCTGCAATTCTATGCCAAGGACAATATCACCGGTCAGGTGGTCAGCCAGTTGGCAGAGGGCAAATCGCCGGCGTCGCTAAAGAACGCGCCGGTGTACTATTCCAAGACCAAAGCGGGGGAGAACCTGCGGGGCACGGATTACGGTGCCGGCAATGCCAGATCGGACGCTGCACAGTACCTAATGGACGGAGATATGAGCATTTATGTAGGCATAGACCCCACTGTGGCCGGCGGCAACGATATGCTTCCGGACTTTGTGGAATTGAATGCCTTGTGCACCCGTATGCAAAATGTAAATACCGTGGCAATGACCGTAGCGGCTGTTTGCCTGGCGGTGCTGGCCCTTGCCTTTTTGGTGCTGGCCTGTCTGGGTTGCGGTCGCCGTGCCGGTACGGACGGTGTGCGCCTGCTGTGGATGGATTATATTCCCTTGGAGCTGCACACGGCGATCATCGCCGCAGCAATTGCTGGGCTGGGTGTGGTGCTGTTCGGTAATTTGTTTAATGACCTGTCCAATTATTATGGCTATCAGCTCAGCACCCTGTATTACGGCGGACTGTTCTTAGCGGCCTGCGGCGCTTTGGGCGCGGTGGCCTGGGGGCTGTATGCAGAGTTGACCCTGTCTTTTGTGCGCCTTTGCAAGTCTAAGAAACACTTGTATAAGGGCACGCTGCTGTATTATATTTGCTTGGGGATTTGGCGTCTGTTGTGCAAACTGCACCGGTTCAATCGGCGTGTGATCCGGGGGCTGGCCTATACCCCGCGGCACTTTAAGCGCAATATGGTCTTTTGCGCCGTAGGCTATCTGCTGATCAATATTATATTGGTGCTGCTGTTTGCATCGTTTCTGAATGGAGAGGCGCCGGTGGTCGGTGTGATCAGCGGCTTGGTAGGCCTGGGCTTTAACGGCTTTTGCGTGGGCTACGCGCTGCGCTTTTTGTTCCAGCTGGACCGGGTGATTGAGGCCGCAGCCAACCGCACGGATGTGGAGGCGGCACATCTCCACCCGGCACTGGCCGCCATGGCCGGCAGTCTGCGTTATACCAATCAGGAGCTGCACAACGCCGTGGATCAGGCAGTGCGGGATGAACGGCTGAAAACGGAGTTGATCACCAATGTGTCCCACGACTTAAAGACCCCGATTACCTCCATTATTACTTATACGGATTTGCTGTCCAAGTGCCCCCAGACGGACGAAAAAGCCAAGGAATATATGGCTGTTTTGACGGAAAAGAGCACCAAGCTGGCACGGCTTGTGGAGGATTTGATTGAGGCGTCCAAGCTGTCCTCCGGCAACATCACCCTGCACCCTATGGTGCTGGATCTGGGCGAACTGACCGCCCAGGCGATCGGGGAGTACCAAAAGGAATTTGAGGAGAACCGGCTGCAACTGGTGCTGGATCCGGATTTGCCCCGGGTACAGGCGTTTGCCGACGGTTCCAAAACCTACCGGGTGCTGGAAAATCTGCTGCAAAATGCCAAGAAGTATTCTGCCGCAGACTCCCGGGTGTATGTGCGTGTGTATAAGCAAGGGGATTTCGGCGTGTTTGAAATTAAAAATATTTCTGCCGAGCCGCTGAATATTTCACCTCAGGAGCTGACGCAACGGTTTGTGCGAGGCGACGCTTCCCGCACCAAGGAGGGCAACGGTCTGGGCCTAAGCATTGCCCAGGAGTTGTGCAGCGCCCAGCAAGGGAAGTTAGAGCTGCTCATTGACGGCGATTTGTTTAAGGCTCGGGTGTATTTGCCGCAGCCGAAGAACGCCCTGCCGCAGGACACAGCGGAATAA
- the dinB gene encoding DNA polymerase IV, which produces MERTVLHVDCNKFYASVECLHRPELRDKPVAVGGSTESRHGIILTKNEIASRYGLVAGEPLWQARQKCPQLVVVPPNFPLYMRFSKMARRIYEDYSDYIEPFGLDENWLDVTGDDRTGEQIAQEIRCRVKAELGITVSVGVSFNKIFAKLGSDYKKPDAVTVISRENYHRVVWPLPCSDLLCVGPATTRKLNAYGVYTIGELAAARSDFLQGLLGKNGLMLRAFARGEDTSPVQHMDAKAAVKSVGNSTTTPRDLVDDTDVKVVFTVLAESVARRMREQGLQGRTVCISLRDKNLQTFTRRHKLAAATDVSTEILQAAMALFCANYRWGAPLRSIGLSVTDFELEPCVQFDLAHTQEQRERAAKLERTVDDLKRRFGNYCIQRASLLGDTGLSRFNPHDDHTIHPVGFLTGKEQAG; this is translated from the coding sequence ATGGAGCGCACCGTTTTGCATGTGGATTGCAACAAGTTTTATGCCTCGGTGGAGTGCTTGCACCGCCCGGAGCTGCGAGACAAACCGGTGGCGGTGGGCGGCAGCACGGAGAGCCGCCACGGAATTATCCTGACGAAAAACGAAATTGCCTCCCGCTATGGCTTGGTGGCAGGGGAGCCGCTGTGGCAGGCGCGGCAAAAGTGCCCGCAGTTGGTGGTGGTGCCGCCGAACTTCCCGCTGTATATGCGCTTTTCCAAGATGGCACGGCGGATCTATGAGGATTACAGCGACTATATTGAGCCTTTCGGGCTGGACGAGAACTGGCTGGATGTGACCGGCGATGACCGCACCGGGGAACAGATCGCCCAGGAAATTCGCTGTCGGGTAAAGGCGGAACTGGGCATTACCGTCAGCGTGGGGGTCAGCTTTAACAAGATCTTTGCCAAATTGGGTTCAGATTATAAAAAGCCGGACGCGGTAACGGTTATCAGCCGGGAAAACTACCACCGGGTGGTGTGGCCCCTGCCGTGCAGTGATCTTTTGTGCGTCGGCCCGGCCACCACCCGCAAGCTGAACGCTTACGGCGTTTATACCATCGGCGAGTTGGCGGCGGCTCGGTCGGATTTTTTGCAAGGTCTGCTGGGCAAGAACGGGCTGATGCTCCGTGCCTTTGCCCGGGGGGAGGATACTTCGCCGGTACAGCATATGGATGCCAAGGCGGCGGTCAAGAGTGTGGGCAATTCCACCACCACGCCCCGGGATCTGGTGGATGATACGGATGTAAAGGTGGTCTTTACCGTGCTGGCAGAGAGTGTGGCCCGCCGTATGCGGGAGCAGGGACTGCAAGGGCGCACGGTGTGCATCTCCTTGCGGGATAAGAATTTGCAAACCTTTACCCGGCGACACAAGCTGGCCGCCGCCACCGATGTGAGCACGGAGATTTTGCAGGCGGCTATGGCGCTGTTTTGTGCCAATTATCGCTGGGGCGCACCCTTGCGCAGCATTGGATTGTCGGTGACGGACTTTGAGCTGGAACCCTGTGTGCAGTTTGATTTGGCCCATACCCAGGAGCAGCGGGAGCGGGCAGCCAAGCTGGAGCGCACGGTGGATGATTTGAAGCGCCGCTTTGGCAACTACTGTATTCAGCGGGCCAGTTTGCTGGGGGATACCGGGCTGTCCCGTTTTAATCCCCACGATGACCATACCATACACCCCGTTGGATTTTTAACCGGAAAGGAACAGGCAGGATGA
- a CDS encoding sugar phosphate isomerase/epimerase, which yields MQAGASTACFYPLETERALQQVTELGFPFAEVFFNARQELRPAFVRQLAAIAGNGGTQVVSVHPFSSFMESSCIFGDYQRRFEDTIDIYKETCHAAALLGAQFVVIHGAVAQPKIPIPEERYFARFLQLVEIGRAEGVTVCQENVNRFKSQHIAFCDRMRRALGDDFRMVLDIKQAVRAGEDPFAFLDTFQKEIVHVHISDHSPEKDCQPPGQGSFDFQRLYRTLGDRVHYMIEIYSRGYRVAAELQRAKAYLDTIK from the coding sequence ATGCAGGCCGGAGCTTCTACCGCTTGCTTTTATCCTTTGGAGACGGAGCGGGCTTTGCAGCAGGTGACGGAACTGGGCTTTCCTTTTGCGGAGGTGTTCTTTAACGCTCGGCAGGAGTTACGCCCGGCCTTTGTGCGCCAACTGGCAGCCATTGCTGGGAACGGCGGCACACAGGTGGTGTCCGTGCACCCCTTTTCCAGCTTTATGGAAAGCAGCTGCATTTTTGGCGATTACCAGCGCCGGTTTGAAGATACCATTGATATTTATAAAGAAACCTGCCATGCGGCAGCGCTGCTGGGCGCCCAATTTGTGGTGATCCACGGGGCGGTTGCCCAGCCCAAGATTCCCATTCCGGAGGAACGGTATTTTGCGCGCTTTTTGCAGCTGGTGGAGATCGGCCGCGCCGAGGGCGTGACCGTGTGCCAGGAAAATGTGAACCGCTTTAAGAGCCAGCACATTGCCTTCTGCGACCGGATGCGCCGCGCGCTGGGAGACGACTTCCGCATGGTGCTGGACATTAAGCAGGCGGTGCGTGCCGGGGAGGATCCCTTTGCGTTTCTGGATACCTTCCAAAAGGAGATCGTCCATGTGCACATCAGCGATCATTCCCCGGAAAAGGACTGCCAGCCCCCGGGGCAGGGAAGCTTTGACTTTCAGCGGCTGTACCGCACTTTGGGTGATCGGGTGCATTATATGATTGAGATCTACTCCCGCGGCTATCGGGTGGCGGCGGAGCTGCAGCGGGCCAAGGCCTACCTGGATACAATCAAGTAG
- a CDS encoding aminotransferase class I/II-fold pyridoxal phosphate-dependent enzyme — translation MAKAYQEMTKDELLREQESLLARYKDFQAKGLQLDMSRGKPCKEQLDLSVGMNDVKDYVSGGVDVRNYGILDGIASCKQLFAELLEVPAENVIIGPNESLTLMFDFICQCYTHGIGGKPWSQEKEVKILCPVPGYDRHFTVCQYFGLQMVNVPMNADGPDMDTIEELVKDPSVKGMFCVPKYSNPTGITFSDAVVRRIAALRPAAEDFRIVWDNAYCVHDLDEDGDKLLNIFDLLPEYGNEDMVIEVASTSKITFPGAGVSCLVASKKNLDLIRQRLTVQTISYDKMNQHRHVEFFKNADGVRAHMKKHAAILKPKFDIVLDRLNKELSGLGIADWFSPKGGYFISLDVLPGTAKRVGELCKAGGVTLTSVGATYPYGIDPQDSNIRIAPSFPPNEEMALAAELLCICTRLAAIEKLVG, via the coding sequence ATGGCAAAAGCATATCAGGAAATGACAAAAGACGAATTGCTCCGGGAGCAGGAGAGCCTGCTGGCTCGGTACAAGGACTTTCAGGCCAAGGGACTGCAGCTGGATATGAGCAGAGGTAAGCCCTGCAAAGAGCAGCTGGATCTGTCCGTGGGTATGAATGATGTGAAGGACTATGTGTCCGGCGGCGTGGATGTGCGCAACTACGGCATTTTGGACGGTATTGCCAGCTGTAAGCAGCTGTTTGCCGAGTTGCTGGAGGTGCCGGCCGAAAATGTGATCATCGGCCCCAACGAGAGTCTGACTTTGATGTTTGATTTTATCTGCCAGTGCTACACCCATGGCATCGGCGGTAAACCCTGGAGCCAGGAAAAGGAAGTGAAGATCCTGTGCCCGGTGCCCGGCTATGATCGCCACTTTACCGTGTGCCAGTATTTTGGGCTGCAAATGGTGAATGTGCCGATGAACGCCGACGGACCGGATATGGACACCATTGAAGAATTGGTGAAGGATCCCAGCGTGAAGGGTATGTTCTGTGTGCCCAAGTATTCCAACCCCACCGGCATCACTTTCTCCGATGCAGTGGTGCGCCGTATTGCGGCGCTTCGCCCGGCGGCAGAGGACTTCCGCATTGTGTGGGACAACGCCTATTGCGTGCATGATCTGGACGAGGACGGCGATAAGCTGCTGAATATTTTTGATTTGCTGCCGGAATACGGCAATGAGGATATGGTTATTGAGGTGGCCTCTACCTCTAAGATCACTTTCCCCGGCGCAGGCGTGTCCTGCCTGGTGGCCAGCAAGAAAAATTTGGATCTGATCCGTCAGCGCCTGACGGTGCAGACCATCAGCTATGACAAGATGAACCAGCACCGCCATGTGGAATTCTTTAAGAATGCGGACGGCGTGCGTGCCCACATGAAGAAACATGCGGCAATTTTGAAGCCTAAGTTTGATATTGTACTGGATCGCCTGAACAAGGAACTGAGCGGCCTGGGGATCGCTGACTGGTTCTCCCCCAAGGGTGGTTACTTTATCAGCCTGGATGTGCTGCCCGGCACCGCCAAGCGCGTGGGCGAGCTGTGCAAGGCCGGCGGCGTGACCCTCACCAGCGTGGGCGCCACTTATCCCTATGGCATTGACCCACAGGACAGCAACATTCGCATTGCACCTTCTTTCCCGCCCAATGAGGAGATGGCCTTGGCAGCGGAGCTGCTGTGCATTTGCACCCGCCTGGCTGCCATTGAGAAGCTGGTGGGCTGA
- a CDS encoding GtrA family protein produces the protein MKKIKELFIKYKEIIMYLIFGVATTGVNWVVYSLLMKAVLVHAPGSDDVKMTVSNVIAWIAAVIFAFITNKLWVFESKSWVPKVAAREFVSFVVSRLATGVIEWFGPLLLFKIGLDQDLFGVKGFVAKIVCSVLVVILNYVFSKLLVFTKKKKSADAPANPNEK, from the coding sequence ATGAAGAAGATTAAAGAATTATTTATCAAGTACAAAGAAATCATTATGTATCTCATCTTCGGCGTGGCCACCACAGGTGTGAACTGGGTGGTGTACAGCCTGCTGATGAAGGCGGTGCTGGTGCATGCTCCCGGCAGCGACGATGTGAAGATGACGGTAAGCAATGTGATTGCCTGGATTGCTGCGGTGATCTTTGCCTTTATCACCAACAAACTGTGGGTGTTTGAGAGCAAAAGCTGGGTACCCAAGGTGGCGGCGCGGGAGTTTGTGTCCTTTGTGGTCTCTCGACTGGCGACCGGCGTGATCGAGTGGTTCGGCCCATTGCTGCTGTTTAAGATTGGGCTGGATCAGGACCTGTTTGGGGTCAAGGGCTTTGTAGCCAAGATCGTTTGCTCCGTGCTGGTGGTGATCCTCAACTATGTGTTCTCCAAGCTCTTGGTATTCACCAAAAAGAAAAAGAGTGCGGACGCACCGGCAAATCCAAACGAAAAATAG
- the nrdR gene encoding transcriptional regulator NrdR — protein sequence MKCPFCGYAESKVIDSRPTDENERIRRRRECMQCGKRFTTYEIIEDVPIIVVKKDKSREVFDRNKILKGMLRACEKRPVTVEALETAISEIETTLQSALDREVTSVRIGELIMEKLRGIDEVAYVRFASVYKEFDSASAFVDEISKLQ from the coding sequence ATGAAGTGTCCGTTTTGCGGTTATGCAGAGAGCAAAGTGATTGACTCGCGTCCTACCGACGAGAATGAGCGCATTCGCCGTCGTCGGGAGTGTATGCAGTGCGGCAAGCGCTTTACCACTTATGAGATCATTGAGGATGTGCCCATTATTGTGGTGAAGAAGGACAAAAGCCGTGAGGTCTTTGACCGCAACAAAATTCTGAAAGGTATGCTCCGCGCCTGCGAAAAGAGACCGGTGACCGTAGAGGCTCTGGAGACTGCGATTTCTGAGATCGAGACCACTCTGCAAAGTGCCTTGGATCGTGAGGTCACCAGCGTGCGCATCGGCGAGCTGATTATGGAAAAGCTGCGGGGAATCGACGAGGTGGCTTATGTGCGCTTTGCTTCTGTTTACAAGGAGTTTGACAGCGCCAGTGCCTTTGTGGACGAAATTTCCAAATTGCAATAA